In the genome of Pongo pygmaeus isolate AG05252 chromosome 9, NHGRI_mPonPyg2-v2.0_pri, whole genome shotgun sequence, one region contains:
- the MRPL23 gene encoding large ribosomal subunit protein uL23m isoform X3, which translates to MWAPGYPLYQLGGPQLRVFRTNFFIQLVRPGVAQPEDTVQFRIPMEMTRVDLRNYLESIYNVPVAAVRTRVQHGSNRRRDHRNVRIKKPDYKVAYVQLVRAHGQTFTFPDLFPEKDESPEGSAADDLYSMLEEERQQRQSSDPRRGGIPSWFGL; encoded by the exons ATGTGGGCTCCCGG GTACCCCCTGTACCAGTTGGGTGGCCCACAACTTCGGGTGTTCCGAACCAACTTCTTCATTCAGCTGGTGCGGCCTGGTGTGGCCCAGCCTGAGGACACCGTGCAGTTCCGGATCCCCATGGA AATGACAAGGGTGGACCTCAGGAATTACCTCGAGAGCATCTATAACGTGCCCGTGGCTGCTGTGCGGACACGGGTGCAGCATG GCTCTAACAGAAGAAGAGATCACAGAAACGTCAGGATCAAGAAGCCGGACTACAAGGTCGCCTACGTGCAGCTGGTGCGT GCCCACGGACAGACCTTCACGTTCCCAGATCTGTTTCCCGAGAAAGACGAGAGCCCTGAAGGCAGCGCTGCCGACGATCTCTATAGCATGCTCGAGGAGGAGCGGCAGCAGAGGCAGAGCAGCGACCCGCGGCGGGGCGGCATCCCCAGCTGGTTTGGGCTGTGA
- the MRPL23 gene encoding large ribosomal subunit protein uL23m isoform X1 → MFSGFPGGHRGAVLHHFILPKLKQETLHISWYPLYQLGGPQLRVFRTNFFIQLVRPGVAQPEDTVQFRIPMEMTRVDLRNYLESIYNVPVAAVRTRVQHGSNRRRDHRNVRIKKPDYKVAYVQLAHGQTFTFPDLFPEKDESPEGSAADDLYSMLEEERQQRQSSDPRRGGIPSWFGL, encoded by the exons ATGTTCTCTGGATTCCCAGGGGGCCATCGGGGCGCTGTCCTGCACCACTTCATCCTCCCCAAATTGAAGCAGGAAACCCTGCATATTTCTTG GTACCCCCTGTACCAGTTGGGTGGCCCACAACTTCGGGTGTTCCGAACCAACTTCTTCATTCAGCTGGTGCGGCCTGGTGTGGCCCAGCCTGAGGACACCGTGCAGTTCCGGATCCCCATGGA AATGACAAGGGTGGACCTCAGGAATTACCTCGAGAGCATCTATAACGTGCCCGTGGCTGCTGTGCGGACACGGGTGCAGCATG GCTCTAACAGAAGAAGAGATCACAGAAACGTCAGGATCAAGAAGCCGGACTACAAGGTCGCCTACGTGCAGCTG GCCCACGGACAGACCTTCACGTTCCCAGATCTGTTTCCCGAGAAAGACGAGAGCCCTGAAGGCAGCGCTGCCGACGATCTCTATAGCATGCTCGAGGAGGAGCGGCAGCAGAGGCAGAGCAGCGACCCGCGGCGGGGCGGCATCCCCAGCTGGTTTGGGCTGTGA
- the MRPL23 gene encoding large ribosomal subunit protein uL23m isoform X5 — translation MWAPGYPLYQLGGPQLRVFRTNFFIQLVRPGVAQPEDTVQFRIPMEMTRVDLRNYLESIYNVPVAAVRTRVQHGSNRRRDHRNVRIKKPDYKVAYVQLAHGQTFTFPDLFPEKDESPEGSAADDLYSMLEEERQQRQSSDPRRGGIPSWFGL, via the exons ATGTGGGCTCCCGG GTACCCCCTGTACCAGTTGGGTGGCCCACAACTTCGGGTGTTCCGAACCAACTTCTTCATTCAGCTGGTGCGGCCTGGTGTGGCCCAGCCTGAGGACACCGTGCAGTTCCGGATCCCCATGGA AATGACAAGGGTGGACCTCAGGAATTACCTCGAGAGCATCTATAACGTGCCCGTGGCTGCTGTGCGGACACGGGTGCAGCATG GCTCTAACAGAAGAAGAGATCACAGAAACGTCAGGATCAAGAAGCCGGACTACAAGGTCGCCTACGTGCAGCTG GCCCACGGACAGACCTTCACGTTCCCAGATCTGTTTCCCGAGAAAGACGAGAGCCCTGAAGGCAGCGCTGCCGACGATCTCTATAGCATGCTCGAGGAGGAGCGGCAGCAGAGGCAGAGCAGCGACCCGCGGCGGGGCGGCATCCCCAGCTGGTTTGGGCTGTGA
- the MRPL23 gene encoding large ribosomal subunit protein uL23m isoform X4: MARNVVYPLYQLGGPQLRVFRTNFFIQLVRPGVAQPEDTVQFRIPMEMTRVDLRNYLESIYNVPVAAVRTRVQHGSNRRRDHRNVRIKKPDYKVAYVQLAHGQTFTFPDLFPEKDESPEGSAADDLYSMLEEERQQRQSSDPRRGGIPSWFGL, encoded by the exons ATGGCGCGGAATGTGGT GTACCCCCTGTACCAGTTGGGTGGCCCACAACTTCGGGTGTTCCGAACCAACTTCTTCATTCAGCTGGTGCGGCCTGGTGTGGCCCAGCCTGAGGACACCGTGCAGTTCCGGATCCCCATGGA AATGACAAGGGTGGACCTCAGGAATTACCTCGAGAGCATCTATAACGTGCCCGTGGCTGCTGTGCGGACACGGGTGCAGCATG GCTCTAACAGAAGAAGAGATCACAGAAACGTCAGGATCAAGAAGCCGGACTACAAGGTCGCCTACGTGCAGCTG GCCCACGGACAGACCTTCACGTTCCCAGATCTGTTTCCCGAGAAAGACGAGAGCCCTGAAGGCAGCGCTGCCGACGATCTCTATAGCATGCTCGAGGAGGAGCGGCAGCAGAGGCAGAGCAGCGACCCGCGGCGGGGCGGCATCCCCAGCTGGTTTGGGCTGTGA
- the MRPL23 gene encoding large ribosomal subunit protein uL23m isoform X2, with translation MARNVVYPLYQLGGPQLRVFRTNFFIQLVRPGVAQPEDTVQFRIPMEMTRVDLRNYLESIYNVPVAAVRTRVQHGSNRRRDHRNVRIKKPDYKVAYVQLVRAHGQTFTFPDLFPEKDESPEGSAADDLYSMLEEERQQRQSSDPRRGGIPSWFGL, from the exons ATGGCGCGGAATGTGGT GTACCCCCTGTACCAGTTGGGTGGCCCACAACTTCGGGTGTTCCGAACCAACTTCTTCATTCAGCTGGTGCGGCCTGGTGTGGCCCAGCCTGAGGACACCGTGCAGTTCCGGATCCCCATGGA AATGACAAGGGTGGACCTCAGGAATTACCTCGAGAGCATCTATAACGTGCCCGTGGCTGCTGTGCGGACACGGGTGCAGCATG GCTCTAACAGAAGAAGAGATCACAGAAACGTCAGGATCAAGAAGCCGGACTACAAGGTCGCCTACGTGCAGCTGGTGCGT GCCCACGGACAGACCTTCACGTTCCCAGATCTGTTTCCCGAGAAAGACGAGAGCCCTGAAGGCAGCGCTGCCGACGATCTCTATAGCATGCTCGAGGAGGAGCGGCAGCAGAGGCAGAGCAGCGACCCGCGGCGGGGCGGCATCCCCAGCTGGTTTGGGCTGTGA